Proteins from a single region of Hordeum vulgare subsp. vulgare chromosome 6H, MorexV3_pseudomolecules_assembly, whole genome shotgun sequence:
- the LOC123402221 gene encoding hippocampus abundant transcript 1 protein-like, which produces MKDLVGLGHLFVVAFLFHFSSFMVLPAITDVTMEAVCPGRDECSVAIYLSGFQNAITGLGALVVTPIVGNLSDKYGRKALMTLPVTVAILPLFILACNRSAVYFYVYYVVKILAGIFCEGSIHCLSLAYVADHVGTKRRAAAFGLLSGVSAAGFLSGTLTARFLATSSTFQVAAAVGTAGAIYLRAFVPDSGAAVSFDDDACDSLLQDSSCSSAASSSASSDEELSPRLPPYKGVLPSPSDMVALLTGSLTLSTAAMITFFYSLGEHGLQTALLYYLKAQFGYSKDEFANLMLIAGAAGMISQLTVMPIFAPIVGEEMLLIVGLLGGCTHVFLYGIAWSYWVPYFAAAFIILSAFVHPSIRTNVSKSVGSNEQGIAQGCISGISSFASILAPLVFTPLTAWFLSETTPFNFKGFSIMVAGFCTLIAFVISIRMRAARCGVSEKVSLVQHEQA; this is translated from the exons ATGAAGGACCTAGTGGGGCTGGGGCACTTGTTCGTGGTGGCATTCCTCTTCCACTTCTCCTCCTTCATGGTGCTCCCGGCGATCACCGACGTGACCATGGAGGCCGTCTGCCCCGGCCGCGACGAGTGCTCCGTCGCCATCTACCTCAGCGGCTTCCAGAACGCC ATCACGGGGCTGGGGGCTCTGGTGGTGACTCCGATCGTCGGGAATTTGTCGGACAAGTACGGCCGGAAGGCGCTGATGACGCTGCCGGTGACCGTCGCCATTTTGCCCCTCT TTATACTGGCGTGCAACCGATCGGCGGTGTACTTCTACGTCTACTACGTGGTGAAGATCCTCGCCGGGATCTTCTGCGAGGGCAGCATCCACTGCCTCTCGCTTGCTTACGTG GCGGACCACGTAGGGACCAAACGGCGAGCGGCGGCGTTCGGGCTCCTTTCAGGCGTGTCGGCGGCCGGCTTCCTCTCGGGGACCCTCACGGCGCGGttcctcgccacctcctccaccttcCAGGTCGCCGCGGCCGTCGGGACCGCGGGAGCAATCTACCTCAGGGCGTTCGTCCCGGATTCCGGCGCCGCTGTCTCCTTCGATGACGATGCCTGCGATTCCCTGCTCCAAGACTCGTCCTGCTCCTCTGCGGCTTCGTCTTCCGCTTCCTCCGATGAAGAGCTGTCGCCGAGGCTTCCGCCTTACAAGGGCGTGCTGCCGTCGCCGTCCGACATGGTCGCGCTCCTCACTGGCAG TTTGACCTTGTCAACGGCGGCCATGATTACTTTCTTTTACAGCCTCGGTGAACACGGTCTCCAGACTGCATTACTA TACTACCTGAAAGCGCAGTTTGGTTACAGCAAAGACGAGTTTGCTAATCTAATGCTGATTGCCGGTGCTGCGGGAATGATCTCACAG TTAACAGTAATGCCAATATTTGCCCCAATTGTTGGTGAGGAGATGCTACTTATTGTTGGGCTGTTAGGAGGATGCACTCAT GTTTTCCTGTATGGCATCGCATGGTCGTACTGG GTACCTTACTTTGCTGCAGCGTTTATAATTTTGAGTGCTTTTGTTCACCCATCT ATAAGGACCAATGTATCAAAAAGTGTTGGATCAAATGAGCAG GGAATTGCTCAAGGGTGCATATCTGGAATTAGTTCTTTTGCCAGCATATTAGCTCCACTTGTCTTTACTCCCTTGACAG caTGGTTCCTTTCGGAAACAACGCCGTTCAACTTCAAAGGCTTCAGCATTATGGTTGCTGGTTTTTGTACG ctCATTGCTTTTGTCATCAGCATTAGGATGCGCGCGGCGAGATGTGGAGTTAGCGAGAAAGTGAGCCTTGTGCAGCATGAGCAAGCATGA